TGGCGAAGGTGACGATGTCCGGCGCACCGGCTGCGCCGTGCGCCTGCCAGCCCCAGAAGTGCTCGCCGGTGCGGCCCCACCCGGTCTGCACCTCGTCGCTGATCCACAGGATGCCGTGCCGGTCGAGCACCTCCTTGAACCGCGCGAACATCCCGTCGGGCGGCGCCGCGAACCCGCCGACGCCCTGGATCGGCTCGGCGATCAGGCACGCCACGTTGCCGTTGAGCTGGCCGAGCACGTCCTCCAGATCGGCGACGCAGGCTTCGGTGAACTCCGCGTCGGGCAACTCGGCCAGCGGTGTGCCGCGCCGTCGGCTGCCGTGCACGTAGGCCGTCTGGACCGGGGACAGGCTCGTCGGCGACCAGCTGCGGTTGCCGGTCACGGCCATCGCCGAGAACGACCGGCCGTGATAGCTGTTGCGCAGCGCCAGCACCTGGTTCGAGCCGCGGTGGGAGGTGGCCAGCAGCAGCGCGGTGTCGTTGGCCTCGGTGCCGCTGGTCGTGAAGAACACCCGCGGGTCGTCGATGCCGGAGAGGTCCGCGACGCGCTCGGCCAGCTCGACCATCGGGCGGTTGAGGTAGAGCGTCGAGGTGTGCAGGACCTTGCCCGCCTGCTCGCGGACCGCGGCGGTGACCTCCGGCAGCGCGTGCGCGGTCATCGTGGTGAGGATGCCGCCGAAGAAGTCCAGGTATTGGTTTCCCTCGGCGTCCCAGACGTGCCGCCCCTCACCGCGCTCGACGTCGATCGGCTCCTCGTAGTACAGCGCCAGCCACTCGGGCAGCACTGCGCGGTGCCGCTTCGCCAGCTCAGCGTGCGTCATCGTCACTCCTCACGGCTCGGTCAGCGGCTGGTAGGCGTCGGGGCGCCGGTCGCGGTAGAACGCCCACTTCTGGCGGACCTCGTCGATCAGGTCGAAGTCCAGGTCGCGGACCACCAGCTCCTCGTCGGTGCCGCTGGCCGGGTCGCCGACGAACTGCCCGTACGGGTCGAC
This portion of the Saccharopolyspora antimicrobica genome encodes:
- a CDS encoding aspartate aminotransferase family protein, translating into MTHAELAKRHRAVLPEWLALYYEEPIDVERGEGRHVWDAEGNQYLDFFGGILTTMTAHALPEVTAAVREQAGKVLHTSTLYLNRPMVELAERVADLSGIDDPRVFFTTSGTEANDTALLLATSHRGSNQVLALRNSYHGRSFSAMAVTGNRSWSPTSLSPVQTAYVHGSRRRGTPLAELPDAEFTEACVADLEDVLGQLNGNVACLIAEPIQGVGGFAAPPDGMFARFKEVLDRHGILWISDEVQTGWGRTGEHFWGWQAHGAAGAPDIVTFAKGIGNGLSIGGVIARAEVMNSVRANSISTFGGSPITAAGALANLDHLITNDLQGNAARTGAVLREQLDGAVGRIPAVADVRGKGLMIGVELVRADGTPAPELATEVLEQTRRDGLLIGKGGLDGNVLRIAPPLSLTEPEAREGARILLAALEKAGQR